GCAGATGCAGATCCTAGCTGCTATTTTGTTGATGATGAAAACTCACATGATTTATTTTTAGGATACGCAGTAGCAGCGTCGCGTTTACAAAAACAATTAGAAGAGTTAGAGATTGCAGTAGATGAAGAACACCCTTTATTCGTTTATCTTCCGTGCGGAGTGGGCGGGGGACCTGGCGGAGTAGCATTCGGCTTAAAGTTATTGTATAAAGACAATGTGCATTGTTTTTTTGCTGAGCCTACGCACTCTCCGTGTATGCTACTCGGCTTAATGACTGGACTTCATGATAAAATTGCCGTTCAAGATATCGGGATTGATAATGTAACAGATGCGGATGGACTTGCGGTAGGAAGGCCCTCCGGATTTGTCGGTAAAACGATGGAACCATTTTTGAGTGGAAATTACACAGTAAGTGATGAAGAGTTATATAGATTATTAAAAGAACTGGCTGATACTGAAAATGTTTATTTAGAGCCTTCTGCGTTAGCAGGTATGGTAGGGCCATTGAATGTATGTAAAGCTGAAAATGAGTATTTACAAAAATATAGGTTAACAGAAAAGGTGAAGAATGGTACTCATATTGTGTGGGGAACTGGCGGTAGTATGGTTCCAGAAGACGTGATGAGTGGTTATTATAAAAAAGGTTCGGAATTAACGAAAGCAGAGTAAGGAAGAATGAGGCGATTTAAAGCCTCATTTTTTCATGTACATAAAAATCTTTGTTATTTTCACATTAGTTCTTTATAGTATAGTTATAAAGGATTATTCATATCGATTAAATATAATAAAAAAGCGTTATTTTACATAATAAGAGGATGTGTGTATACGATGTCATTACAGACAAAATATATAGCGAGTATTTCGCTTGGGGTTATGGGCGTAGGTTTTGCGGCTTCGATCCCTTTTCAAGGAACGGTAGCTGGGGAGATTATTCAAGGGGGATTTGAAGCGGGGTTAGTTGGTGGACTTGCGGATTGGTTTGCGGTTACAGCTTTATTCCGTCATCCGTTGGGAATCCCAATTCCGCATACAGCATTATTACCTAAAAATCGTAAGCGGGTAACAAAGGGGCTCGTTTCTACGTTAGAAAATGAATGGCTGACGAAAGAAAGTATTACAAGTAAAGTAAAAGAAATGCAGCTAGCACAAATGGTACTGGAAATTGCTGAAAAAGAGTTACAGTCTGACGCTGTGAAAAAAGGAATTGTAACAATTGCTGAGAAAGCGATTCTTCAAATAGATACGGAAAAATTAGCAGTTATTATTGAAAAAGAATTAAAAACGTATTTGCATACAATTAACACAAGCAACATATTACAAGTTCTCGTGGATCAATTAGTTGTGCAAGAATATGATGAAAAAACACTTGATTACATATTAGTAAAAGTGAAAGATTGGACAGCTCAAGATGAAGCACGTTATCAGCTAGGAAGCTTAGGTATGAAGGCGATGGAAAACATAAAAGTAGATGGATTTTTACAGTTTACTTTGAAATCATTTATGAATATTGTAGATGAAGATAAAATTGGAGGCATTTTGCAAAAGTTTATTATTAGCAATATTAACAGCTTGCAAGATGCTGATAATAGCACAAGACAACTTATATTAGCGAAGATTCGTCAAGAAATTATAAATGTAAAAGAAAATGAATCTTTATTACAGGAATTAGAGAATTGGAAAGAAAAATGGATTACCAATTGGGATGCTACTGACAAAATAAAAGAGATGCTTGAGCAAGTACAACAAAGGGCAGTTACCTTTGTGAAGAATGAAGAATTTGCCGATAAATATGTTGTTCCATTCTTACAAACACAAATGAATAAAATAAAAGAAGATGAACTGACTGTTCAAAAAATAGAAGATTGGTTACAAAAACAAGTTGTTACTATTGTTGAAAAAAATCATTCGAAAATTGGAAAGCTTGTGCAAGAAAACCTTGATAAGTTAGATGATAAAACATTAATCGAAATGATTGAAAATAATGTCGGGAAAGATTTGCAGTGGATTCGTGTGAACGGGGCTGTTTGTGGCTTTATGATTGGATTAGTTTTAGAAGGAATAAAAGCGATTATATGAGAGAAACCTTCCACAATTGTGGAAGGTTTCTTATTTTTCGATAATACTCATATTTATATTATAAGCTTTCTCGATATTTAATTTGTACGTCCCATTTCCTGTTTTTATCGAGTTTTTATACCAATGTTCTTGCGCATTTAACTCTGGATTTTCTTCTGAAGAATTATTTTCTTTTTTCGTTAAATCTTCTACTTGTTCCCAAGGTGTGTTTCCGTGAGTTTCTTTTTTGTTTGTTATGGCGATTAAAGATACATCACTTTCTTTTGCTAAATGAACAGATACATTTGAACTTTCTTGTACAAACCAATTATTTTGTAATTGACCTGGATAAAGTGATAGTTCGTTATTTGAAGCGCGAATCTCTACATTTTTATTTTGCGGAAGAACGAGTGTTTGTTTCACCTGTGGTGCTGAGTTAAATAACGTATGCTGAACAGGTAATGATTTTAAAGTTATATACATCGTTTCTCCAGCTGTTTGAACTGAAAGGAAATCCTCTCGTTTTAAATTGAGTTTTTCATTTGCTTTCGTCGTCATTTCATATGTCCCAAGAAGATGAATTTGATTTGTATTATTTCCCTCTATCGTTAGAGGGTGATGCCCCGCATCCACTACGATTTTTTTGATAGATTCAGGTATATCAAGTTGTCCATCCGGAATATTACTCGTTTGCCTAGTTGTGTTAATAGAATGACGAACTTCTTCTAGTAATCCAGTTGATAATAAACAGTAAAAAGCAATTCCAACGCTTCCTAAAACTCCGATAAAGAAAATACTAAAAATATCATATTTAATAAATGAATGTTCCTTCTTAGAAAATAGAAGGTATAGTAAAATTTCAGCGCCAAGTATGATAAGTAAAACAGGCCACCAGGCTGTTAATGTATCTAATGCTTGAACTCCTTTTACGACTGAAAATAGTAAAAAGCAACCTAATAAAATAATGGAAATCCCCATTGAGATGGTTCCAACACGCCATGTTCTCATCCTTTTGTACCACCTTTTCTTTCTTTATTTCCAAGTAACAATTTAAAGCCGCCGCCAATTAAAAGGAGGGCAACGATAGATGTTTGGAAATAGCGATAATATAACTCTGTAAGATGAATATTAAATATAGTAGAAACATACCTGTCTAAAATAGGGAGGAGTGTTTGATCTAATAAATAATAACCACCGAGTGTAATTAACCCAATGCCGATCCATCTTTGATGATTTATGAAATAATCGATGATAGGTTCGTCATTTACGCGTTCTTTTCCGTATTTTGCAGTTTGTTGTAACGTATCAAAAAAGCTATAAAACCAAATGATTGGTACTAAAAATAAAAACGCAGAAAGTCTTAATAAATCAAGTAAATAAATAGATAGTAAAAAGGCTGCCATAAGCTGAAGACCGCGGCGTTGTAAGCCTAAATACATATGTCCTGCTCCAGGGAACATTGCTAAAATAGAAGCGAATGTTTTACTTTTCTTTCCTTGTTCACGGTGCTCTTCAAATTCTTCAAAAATAGTACGATCAACTAGTTGCTCACCACGTTCTTTCTTTTGGAGTTGTTGAACAACATCGAAAAAATTATAAATCCATAAAACAGGTAACGTAACGAGAAAGATAAGAAAACTTCCTTGAGATGTTAAGAGTGCAACGAATATAATCATGCTTCCTATCCCTGTACAAGCTACTAAAAATGTAAGGCCTCGCTGCATAAGTCCTAATTGGAAATGTCCAAGTCCAGGAATGATTGATAAGAGAATGATATAAAATCGTTCGCTCTCTTTAGAGGACTCTGTAAATTGTCCAGTTGATTGTTTTTTTGATTGATTAATAATAGTGATAACTAAATCTAATAAATTGATCACCCATAACACGACTAGTAAAAATAGAGAAAGAAAAGCAATGTCACGCGCTCCTAATGCTATTGTACAAAATGCTGCAAAGGTAAATAGAAATAAAGCCCCTCCGCTATATAAAATAAACCGTCCTATCTTTTTTAAATATAGATGTCCAAGCCCAGGGATTAGCCCTAATACAAGTGCTAAAAAGGGGTTTTTATTCATGCTTTAAACCTCCGTCCTTTTTCGATGTGTCTACTGCTTTGTTTACAAGTTGCTGTGAGATAGAAGTCTCATTATGTTTCGAAGATTTTTCGAAATTAGATGTCGCTGTGAAAATATATTGGAATAAACCACTTACCATAAAAATGATTGTAGCCGCAGTTGCAATTATGTAGTGAATAATCGTGCGCTTTAGTGAGTTTGTTTTTATATTTTCATTAGATTGTAGTGTTTCAAAATTAATTTGCGTCATAACTTCGTTCGTAAATGAATCATCATTTATCATTGGAAGGTTTTCATGTTGTTCATCAATACTTTCCATATAAAGTGCTAAACAATGATCACATTCATAAAGGTGTTCTTCCATAGATTCACGTTCATTGCTTGCTATAAAATCTAAAGTATAATTGCGCCAATCTTCTTTTG
This Bacillus mycoides DNA region includes the following protein-coding sequences:
- a CDS encoding D-serine ammonia-lyase, whose product is MKGIEALKERYPLLNNLIATEEVFWMNPNTEKYETAIKGSPLNEENVKDAEERLKRFAPYIAKVFPETKETSGIIESPLVKIPSMKQSLEKNYEQPIWGELLLKCDSHLPISGSIKARGGIYEVLKHAEQLAWQHGMLTEKDDYSILDSDRFRGFFAKYSIAVGSTGNLGLSIGIMSAKLGFNVTVHMSADAKQWKKDLLRSKGVNVIEYEADYSKAVEEGRLQADADPSCYFVDDENSHDLFLGYAVAASRLQKQLEELEIAVDEEHPLFVYLPCGVGGGPGGVAFGLKLLYKDNVHCFFAEPTHSPCMLLGLMTGLHDKIAVQDIGIDNVTDADGLAVGRPSGFVGKTMEPFLSGNYTVSDEELYRLLKELADTENVYLEPSALAGMVGPLNVCKAENEYLQKYRLTEKVKNGTHIVWGTGGSMVPEDVMSGYYKKGSELTKAE
- the exsE gene encoding exosporium protein ExsE; this encodes MRTWRVGTISMGISIILLGCFLLFSVVKGVQALDTLTAWWPVLLIILGAEILLYLLFSKKEHSFIKYDIFSIFFIGVLGSVGIAFYCLLSTGLLEEVRHSINTTRQTSNIPDGQLDIPESIKKIVVDAGHHPLTIEGNNTNQIHLLGTYEMTTKANEKLNLKREDFLSVQTAGETMYITLKSLPVQHTLFNSAPQVKQTLVLPQNKNVEIRASNNELSLYPGQLQNNWFVQESSNVSVHLAKESDVSLIAITNKKETHGNTPWEQVEDLTKKENNSSEENPELNAQEHWYKNSIKTGNGTYKLNIEKAYNINMSIIEK
- a CDS encoding DUF445 domain-containing protein — encoded protein: MSLQTKYIASISLGVMGVGFAASIPFQGTVAGEIIQGGFEAGLVGGLADWFAVTALFRHPLGIPIPHTALLPKNRKRVTKGLVSTLENEWLTKESITSKVKEMQLAQMVLEIAEKELQSDAVKKGIVTIAEKAILQIDTEKLAVIIEKELKTYLHTINTSNILQVLVDQLVVQEYDEKTLDYILVKVKDWTAQDEARYQLGSLGMKAMENIKVDGFLQFTLKSFMNIVDEDKIGGILQKFIISNINSLQDADNSTRQLILAKIRQEIINVKENESLLQELENWKEKWITNWDATDKIKEMLEQVQQRAVTFVKNEEFADKYVVPFLQTQMNKIKEDELTVQKIEDWLQKQVVTIVEKNHSKIGKLVQENLDKLDDKTLIEMIENNVGKDLQWIRVNGAVCGFMIGLVLEGIKAII